From Venenivibrio stagnispumantis, a single genomic window includes:
- a CDS encoding Hsp20/alpha crystallin family protein, with protein sequence MERRFFPAIVTNPLRELARIENEIDRLFKEFVPTVAREAGVITWAPRVDVYEKDNNIIVEAEIPGAKKEDIEVKIRDNNVIIKGEVKKEEEKKEENYYRSERFYGVFERVIPLPAEIKTEEAKAEFENGILKLTLPKAVSEKEVKIEVK encoded by the coding sequence ATGGAAAGAAGATTTTTCCCAGCAATTGTAACAAATCCTTTAAGAGAGCTTGCAAGAATTGAGAATGAAATTGACAGACTTTTCAAAGAGTTTGTTCCTACTGTAGCCAGAGAAGCAGGAGTTATAACTTGGGCTCCAAGGGTAGATGTTTATGAAAAAGATAACAATATCATCGTAGAAGCAGAAATACCGGGAGCTAAAAAAGAAGATATTGAAGTTAAAATAAGAGATAATAATGTGATTATCAAAGGAGAAGTTAAAAAAGAGGAAGAGAAAAAAGAAGAAAACTATTACAGAAGTGAAAGATTTTATGGTGTGTTTGAAAGAGTTATACCTCTTCCTGCAGAAATAAAAACAGAAGAAGCTAAAGCAGAATTTGAAAATGGAATACTTAAATTAACATTACCAAAAGCAGTATCTGAAAAAGAAGTAAAAATAGAAGTTAAATAA